In Pseudanabaena yagii GIHE-NHR1, the following proteins share a genomic window:
- a CDS encoding tetratricopeptide repeat protein, with protein sequence MDSTLAIAYLGALVLLLAGVSWLVIRQILKARSLENVISELQPKLQKEKGTPEDYYQLGSVYLRKKLYAQAITLFNKAIKEGGDNLPEVYNALGFSYFSQDQYDLAIKNYKEAIALQAGYITAINNLGHAYEKKKLLPQAIEMYEQVLVLDEKNETAKRRLNSLRKQFVPTAS encoded by the coding sequence ATGGATAGTACATTAGCGATCGCATACCTTGGGGCGTTAGTCCTGCTCTTAGCAGGGGTTAGCTGGTTAGTTATCCGCCAGATTCTCAAAGCCCGTAGCTTAGAAAATGTTATTTCTGAATTGCAACCTAAGCTGCAAAAAGAAAAAGGGACACCCGAAGACTATTACCAACTGGGTAGCGTATATTTACGCAAAAAGCTTTATGCTCAAGCTATTACCTTATTTAATAAGGCAATCAAAGAAGGTGGTGACAATCTTCCTGAAGTCTACAATGCGTTAGGATTTTCCTATTTTTCTCAAGATCAGTATGATCTAGCAATCAAAAATTACAAAGAGGCGATCGCTTTACAGGCTGGCTATATCACTGCAATCAATAATCTTGGTCATGCCTATGAGAAGAAAAAGTTATTGCCTCAAGCGATCGAGATGTATGAGCAGGTGCTAGTTTTGGACGAAAAAAATGAAACTGCCAAGCGCCGCCTGAATTCCTTACGCAAACAATTTGTACCTACTGCATCCTAA
- the mnmA gene encoding tRNA 2-thiouridine(34) synthase MnmA, translating into MSNITLTTEQTQIKEKVVVGLSGGVDSSVAAALLHRTGYDVTGLTLWLMRGKGQCCSEGMVDAARLCEELGIHHEIVDSRDVFEENIINYLVTGYAAGSTPLPCSRCNKAVKFTPMMTYAREKLGINKIATGHYAKLNFNPESGRYELRRAIDNTKDQSYFLYEVGQEELSCCVFPLGNTTKVETRKIAAEFGLATAEKPESMDLCLVEANGSMKAFLDKYLTPVQGKIVDTNGNVLGEHDGTYHYTIGQRKGLGVAAANPLYVIALDPIKNEVIVGDRSEAHDKECTINQVNWVSMAPTDIPFHADVQVRYRTVPAGATVIPLSGDRARIVFDEPQFSITPGQAAVFYRDDLLLGGGLIESKI; encoded by the coding sequence ATGTCAAACATAACCTTAACAACAGAGCAAACCCAAATCAAAGAAAAGGTAGTTGTCGGCTTATCGGGCGGCGTGGATAGTTCTGTTGCCGCAGCCCTATTACATCGTACAGGCTATGATGTCACAGGCTTAACGCTGTGGTTAATGCGTGGCAAAGGACAATGCTGTTCTGAAGGAATGGTCGATGCCGCACGTCTATGCGAAGAATTAGGCATTCATCACGAAATTGTCGATAGTCGTGATGTCTTTGAAGAAAATATTATCAATTATCTCGTTACTGGCTATGCGGCAGGCTCTACACCTCTGCCCTGTTCACGCTGTAACAAAGCCGTGAAATTTACCCCCATGATGACCTATGCCCGTGAAAAATTGGGCATCAACAAAATTGCTACGGGACATTATGCCAAGCTCAATTTCAATCCCGAATCGGGACGCTATGAACTACGTCGTGCCATTGACAATACTAAGGATCAATCCTATTTTCTCTATGAAGTCGGACAAGAGGAGTTAAGCTGCTGTGTTTTTCCTCTAGGTAATACCACTAAAGTTGAAACTCGCAAAATTGCTGCTGAATTTGGCTTAGCTACTGCCGAAAAGCCCGAAAGTATGGATCTCTGTCTTGTAGAAGCTAATGGCTCTATGAAAGCTTTTCTCGATAAATATCTCACACCTGTCCAAGGCAAAATTGTTGATACAAATGGCAATGTATTGGGTGAGCATGATGGCACATATCATTACACCATCGGTCAACGCAAAGGTTTAGGTGTAGCGGCGGCAAATCCTCTTTATGTGATTGCCCTTGACCCGATTAAAAATGAAGTGATTGTTGGCGATCGCTCTGAAGCCCATGATAAAGAATGCACAATCAATCAAGTTAACTGGGTATCGATGGCTCCTACTGATATCCCTTTCCATGCGGACGTACAAGTCCGTTATCGTACTGTGCCTGCGGGGGCAACGGTAATTCCGCTATCAGGAGATCGCGCCCGCATCGTCTTTGATGAGCCTCAATTTAGCATTACCCCCGGACAAGCAGCCGTCTTTTATCGAGATGACTTGCTGCTCGGAGGCGGACTGATCGAGTCCAAAATCTAA
- a CDS encoding allophanate hydrolase-related protein has translation MIEFAVNGTLMRGLELNGNLQKVGATFIREDITAPIYRLWSIRDRHPAMLRVSENGQAIALEIWSITPAALGEILLSEPAGLCIGKIILASQQEVLGVLGEPFLCEEQKEITAYGGWRSYTASK, from the coding sequence ATGATTGAATTTGCAGTTAATGGCACTTTGATGCGAGGTTTGGAATTAAATGGGAACTTACAGAAAGTTGGTGCTACCTTTATCAGAGAAGATATAACTGCCCCCATTTATCGGCTTTGGTCGATCCGCGATCGCCATCCCGCCATGCTTAGAGTTAGCGAAAACGGACAAGCGATCGCTTTAGAAATCTGGTCAATTACTCCTGCTGCCCTTGGGGAAATTCTCTTGTCAGAACCTGCGGGGTTATGTATTGGCAAAATTATTCTGGCAAGCCAACAGGAAGTATTAGGCGTTTTAGGCGAACCATTCCTATGTGAAGAACAGAAGGAAATAACTGCCTATGGTGGTTGGCGAAGTTATACAGCATCAAAATAA